ggtcaatgttcattttgattaattattagatagatatcagggagtgttaagtaataatttcatttttgtaatattcatatttaaataaattaattattttattaaataattgtcatgatttttcacctttataccaattgattgggaacgctcgatatcgaattcagagttgggcatatattatttaagactcctcctgttTGACTAATAAGGAGCCTTAAATTTTTTATCTCATATTAAAATTGGAAATTTatctaattttattaaatatacgcagaattagcccgacatatatttggaggcactgctgagatcgagATTATTTTCTCATATTGGTACAAATAGTGAAAAACCATTCCAATACTTCTGTCaagctaattatttttttattaattgagaCCATGAGTGTTGCAAGCAGTGAGAATGGGAATACCCCAGAGCAAATGATCCACAGAATTGTTGAATTCATATATACACGGGTAAAATTTGATATAGGAATGGATGTTTGGATTAATGATTTGAAGAGGAATGCTAGAGCAGACCTTAATGATATCTGGGCAACAGACGGCCTGGTTGAACGCTATTTAACATGTATGAACTTAGCCTCTAACAGTTCAGACAAAGAGAAAAAATTAATATGTGCCCTACCTcctgttttatatgcattaatggaGGTAGATACCCTATCAAAagctagaaaagaaaatgtagaaaaattgaGGTCTCAGTTACATGAGATAGAATCAGATATCCAACATATGAAATCTGATAAAAACAAACTAGAGATAGATATCTCAAACAAGGAAGCTTTTATTAGGGATTTAGAAACTGATGCTGAACGTAGTCGCATAGCATACTGTAAGCTCAGAAAGGATTTCGAAGAATTACAGCAACAGCACATTAAAAGTCAACAGTCAGGTGTATATGGTGTGGAGAGATCTCCTGATCCTCCAATAATCACTCCCCAATATAAACATTGGGCACCATATATTTCTAGAGCCAAACCAATTGATAATGTTGATTCAGAGGCACAAGATGTTTTGGGCCGGTTGGCTGAAGCTTGCCAAGCTGTGACCACCTTAATAGGTAATCACAGAACAAGGGTTCTTAGAGATTCTTCCTCAGACACGTCCCCAGAGAGGAATGTGAGGAATGTGCGAAATCAAACACCTATGTCAAATGTATCCCATAGAAGTAGTGTTTCCAATACTGATGCAAGTGAAGTTGAGAGTGATGAGAGAGCATGGGGATCCGGTCCTTTCCCAAACAGGGGGAAGAATACCCATAAGAGGGGTTCAAAAGGGAAAAATCCCCAAtctccaaaagaaaaacaaaattctgcCAGCATAATTAAATTTTTGAATATTGCTATACCAAAATTTTCTAAGAAAGGTTCTTCCCAAATTGCAAACCACTTAGAACTATATGAATTTACTATGGATTCATTAAAATTATCTGAGGCAGACAAAATCAGGTTTCTTCCATGGGCCTTTGATGACAGATACCGTCATTACTTTTCCTCCTTTAAAGAGAGAGGAATCACCAAATGGCAGTCAGTCCTACATGAAATTAAATCAGAATTTGGGCCCTATCGAACTACCACTGCCGCAAAGAGAGAAATTTATAAACTCACATGTAGATCTAATCAAAGCCCTCGAGAATTTCTCTCTGTACTTAAAAATGCCTATGGTTTAGCTTACAGAAACCCCGATTGGGAATCTGTGGAATTTAAACAAGTATTCTATGAGGCCTTACCAACCCAGATCAAATTAAGTCTAGCTCATGATCTGGATTTTGAAAACCCTCTAGAAAGATTGGTAACATCAGCAACTTTGCTGTTTAATATTAGTGAGGGCCAAAACTTAAATGataggaaatttaaaaaattccCAGAGCACAATGTTGATGAGTCCAGGGTAAAACCTCATTTAAATTTTGAGTCCCAGCCAAAAAAAATACCTTCAGCCACTGGACCTAATCAACAAAACCAAAAACAGCTAAATCCCAGACAAACTAAACCTCAAATTGCCAAGGGGTCAGAGGGAAATAGTTCAGGTTCTGGAAGCCAAGGTTACCGTCCTCGTTTCAACCAAGGGTACCATGGATACCGAGGTAACCAAAGATATGGGGGTTACCAAGGATACCGGGATCCCCAGGGATACAAACGTTGGAACAATAGGCCCAGGCAGCAATGGAGAAAAGGGCAGGAATCACCAGATTCACCCAGGGGTAAATCACCCACAGGGAACCAAAATGGTCCACGGAATCAAAACCCAGGTAGACCTAGCAGATTTGATCAGCTTGCAGATCAGGTTTCCAAGTTAACTGACATTGTAAGTAAATTATCTCAAGTTTCTGCAGGAAAACAACCTGAAGTTTTTTTAGAGGAAAAAGCGGGGCCAAGCTCCGCCAAATAAAGGAAACAGAACCAAATTGCTATATGGAAATGGACAGGAAAGAATTAAATTCAGTCAATGATCATGTTTTGCATTGCCCAGACCCTGAATTCAGGGCCGGGAAGGGAAAATCTAATATTTCATCTGTTTTACAGCCTAATAAGAACAATTCTTATAATCCGGTGTTATTTGAACCAGTGTGTGAAGTACCTTCGGTTCAGTCTGTTCCATTTATAGAGTCCATAGGAACACAAATGCCCTGCAGACAGAACAAGGAGGAGCAATCTCCAAATATCCTGACGCTGCAGAGAGATCACTTTTTAAATCAACAGATGATAAAACACTCCAATTTCCTCTGTAATCTCTTACAGTTAGATGGCCGgtattttatagatatttgtcTTCAGGATGGATGTGTCGGACCAATCCAAGGTTTATTGGATACCGGATCTCAGGTCACTATTTTGTCTTTCAGCTATTTCCAACAGATCTTAGAGTCCTCAAAGAATAAACCGAGATTGACGGTATTTGATGGATCTCTGGTAAGTGTAGGTGGTGATAGTCTACAAGTGAAAGGCAAGTCCTGGCTGACATATAAGATTGGTAAAAAGACCATTAGACATCCAACATTGATTGTAGATCTTCCATATGATCGGCTGATCATTGGAATTGATCTGCTCAAAAGGTTAAGATCCATAATTGACTTTATTAATGAAGCAATATGGACTCAGGTAAAAACCCCAATCTCTTTTGAACGTTCCCACAATGCAAAACCGCAAAATAGTTGCCATATGATTGAAGAAAGACCTAATTCTGTCGAAATCCATTTCCGGAACAGTCAGGTACCAGATGTCTCAATCCTAAAAAACGGTAAACCTGAAGAAAGCATTAATACTTCCTTCCACATCATTAATATCCAAcaggacaaaattgaaaagaTAATCCTAGAGGATGATGTGTTAACCATTTCTCTTAAAGGGGGAAATCGGGAAGTAGCAAGCATAACCAGACATATCCAACCATTGGTTGAAATCGAGAAGACCAATGATACTATGCTGGTTCCCGTATAGGTAAATAATATTGCCTGGGTGAAATATGCCAAGCTGGATCTCAAATCCGAAGTCAGCTATATAAGTTTAGGACTTCTAAAGCAGGTTACAAATCCTCAGATGATTAAATTTTCTTCCTTACAGGAATGGGTTTATGACCTGGACAAAGACGACCAGAGTCAAAATGtgattgcaaaatgcattttatctatCTTCCTAGGAAACAAATCTGCGGAACACGTTTTCAATGTGTTAAAGGAACCGCAACATCAAATGTATTTAGGAAATGACATTATACATCGGTTTGCCATGCAAGATGTGTAATTCTAGTGTATGCGCATCACTGCTCattaaccatatattttccagatTTGGTCTTCCCCAACGTATTGAATCTGACCGCGGAAGTCACTTCACCAGCGAAGTAATGACTAAGATGTGGGAAATTCTAGGAGTAAAAAGGAAGCTACACATAGCTTACAGACCAGCTTCTAGTGGTGGAGTAGAGCGTTACAATCAATCAATCATAAACATTCTGAAAAAGTTTGTCAAAGAATCTGGTAAAGACTGGGATGTCAAATTACCACTAGTTCTCATGGCTATTAGAGCCACCCCGAGTGCGACAACCAAACTTTCTCCATTTGAGATGATTACGGGTAGAAAAATGGTATTACCTCAACATCTACTTTATAGAACCACAGATCACAATTTGATGAATGCAATGACTACACATCAATATGTAGAAAATTTACGAAAGCATCTACAGCATGCTTTTTCGTTTGCTCAAAGAAATATTGAGAAAGCTGCAGTAAGTACGAAAACGTACTATGATCTAAAAACAACTCAAAAGGAATATCAGGTTGATGATAAAGTTTATCTTTATAACTTTGCCAGAGACCAAGTAAAGGAAAGGAAATTCTTACCTTCCTGGAAAGGTCCATATATAATCACTGATAAATTATCTCCTGTGGTTTATAAAGTTAAAATTCCTAAGGGGGATGATTTTGTTGAAAAATGGGTGCACATTAACCAATTACGTGTTTGTCATCCTAGCCCACAGCTTTGGAGAATAGAGCAAGTCGAGAACTGAGTAGTAAGATTTTAGTTAAAGATGGAAGTAGAGattaatattgtatatagatGTTGTATCATGATATGCCTATGTCTCTCTACCTTCTAAATATCCTTTATATTCTCAGTGAACTGAAACTTGCTATGTATATATGACGGCTGAACCTAATGATTTCTTTTGATTATCTATAGGTGCAAAGATGCCATCCAAGATGATCGCTATTTTATATGCAGTCCTGATCTTGGGGAAAGAGTTACACGCTGAGCGGATTGTGATGCCAGGTCCATCATCCGGGATCATGCTACAGGATACAGCGGGATTCATCATGACCAACAAGAGAATCTTGTCCCAGAAGATTTATATGAGCCTAGATCCACGTTGTGTCATCGAAAGACAAGTCAACGTATCCAATATTCGATCACCGGAGATTCAAACATGGTACCAGCTGCATATTGAATATTCACAAAAGCGGATTACTCAAATCCTGGAGCTACCGGGAAAACTTTAATCAGAGAGCCTTTTTCGTCAAACCAAAGACCAAAATGGTTTATTTCTGCTATTGTTGCTGCTATAATCTTTGCAGTAGTAGGAAACGTGTTTGCAACCGGAGTAACAATCGCTAATTCCAAATCCCTTAAAACCATGGATACTCCATAATTTTCACCAACCGATGATGAAATACTGTTTTCTTCTGTTTGGTCATGGGGGGAAAACTATATATGGAGTATATTGGTCACAATTATAGTAGGGTGGTTAACTGTAATCACCATCTTAGCAATTCGTTGGATGAAGTTGGATGAAGTTGGATGAAGATCATCAAAAAAACTATGGCTTAAATCTCGCCGATCAAGTTTACATAATGAGTATGATGAAGGAAGAGTTTGAAAACCCTAAGTAATTTTCCTAAAATGTTCATATTAtaggaaacattttagaaaaacaagggggatttgtcggattttcagataagataattattaattacaagaatattctgatttgttaatgataacgtgattatgttacttaatagaatatatattcatgaatgatattatgctttttgatgaatcatataggaataaataatgaatgttattttgtttagttgatcagaaacgtatatgttgaaaaggaggtttgtatcggattactagcccagatgtataacctttgtgttaaagcaaatatcaaaggttatataatccttggtgtctaggtgaacaagatgagaacaccttgaaggatcttacaaactctccacaatatagagcacacctgttgagagggtaataattaatcaaggacagaccaatTTTGTATGGCTAGTGTGTTCACAGGAATATTGTATGTGTACTAAggtattaagtagttacacagcattgttctagtgtggagcaatgtcaacaatagtgtgtaacatcgaattaaggaaggtcaaaagttattttatattttctgaatattttcagaccacaatattgaggaaacagtgacatccacagatggtggaggacattacgggtccaaaggtcactgtaataaatatttaaatcaactggtgatAGATTAACTTAAAGACCATCCTTTGATGCCAGTTGGTTAGTTGATAAATCCCAgaggtggagttttagatagagatgagggataagttAGGAGACAAGAGGACTaagaaaagggaagaaaaaagaaaagagggaTCTAAAAAGAAagaacctgaaaaagaaaatctaagagggatctaaaaactggaagaggaaggagaaactactctcaactataagaaaactctactctggtaaatataaattttgttatactttttctcgattaagttgtatgcttggatatttattattcctatgtgTATTATAGTTttaccctaaacattgactttcccagagttgcaaactgggaataatctgtttaatttgggtccattttatttttcattagtatagatatatgatatccaagttaacaatctaatggggaaataagaacatttaaagatagaattccttaagacctcaaaatcaatcatttacccttc
The sequence above is a segment of the Xenopus tropicalis strain Nigerian chromosome 7, UCB_Xtro_10.0, whole genome shotgun sequence genome. Coding sequences within it:
- the LOC101734687 gene encoding uncharacterized protein LOC101734687 gives rise to the protein MSVASSENGNTPEQMIHRIVEFIYTRVKFDIGMDVWINDLKRNARADLNDIWATDGLVERYLTCMNLASNSSDKEKKLICALPPVLYALMEVDTLSKARKENVEKLRSQLHEIESDIQHMKSDKNKLEIDISNKEAFIRDLETDAERSRIAYCKLRKDFEELQQQHIKSQQSGVYGVERSPDPPIITPQYKHWAPYISRAKPIDNVDSEAQDVLGRLAEACQAVTTLIGNHRTRVLRDSSSDTSPERNVRNVRNQTPMSNVSHRSSVSNTDASEVESDERAWGSGPFPNRGKNTHKRGSKGKNPQSPKEKQNSASIIKFLNIAIPKFSKKGSSQIANHLELYEFTMDSLKLSEADKIRFLPWAFDDRYRHYFSSFKERGITKWQSVLHEIKSEFGPYRTTTAAKREIYKLTCRSNQSPREFLSVLKNAYGLAYRNPDWESVEFKQVFYEALPTQIKLSLAHDLDFENPLERLVTSATLLFNISEGQNLNDRKFKKFPEHNVDESRVKPHLNFESQPKKIPSATGPNQQNQKQLNPRQTKPQIAKGSEGNSSGSGSQGYRPRFNQGYHGYRGNQRYGGYQGYRDPQGYKRWNNRPRQQWRKGQESPDSPRGKSPTGNQNGPRNQNPGRPSRFDQLADQVSKLTDIVSKLSQVSAGKQPEVFLEEKAGPSSAK